The following coding sequences lie in one Desmodus rotundus isolate HL8 chromosome 1, HLdesRot8A.1, whole genome shotgun sequence genomic window:
- the PRR16 gene encoding protein Largen isoform X2 — translation MTDSSKTDTLNSSSSGTTASSIEKIKVQASAPLIKPPAHPSAILTVLRKPNPPPPPPRLTPVKCEDPQRVVPAANPVKTNGTLLRNGGFPGAPNKIPNGDIGCTPSNNSDKVSLQPLMHRPEKDRCPQAGPRERVRFNEKVQYHGYCPDCDTRYNIKNREVHLHSEPVQPPGKRPQQGPPRPPPHQPPFPLENGGLGISHSNSFPPLRPATVPPPTAPKPQKTILRKSTTTTV, via the coding sequence ATGACCGACAGCTCCAAAACGGACACCCTGAACAGTAGCTCAAGTGGCACAACAGCCTCCAGCATAGAGAAGATCAAAGTGCAGGCCAGCGCCCCTCTCATTAAACCCCCAGCACACCCGTCCGCTATCCTCACGGTCCTGAGAAAGCCAaaccctccaccacctcctccacggtTGACGCCTGTGAAGTGTGAAGACCCCCAAAGGGTGGTGCCAGCTGCCAATCCAGTAAAGACCAATGGCACCCTTCTGCGGAACGGAGGCTTTCCCGGAGCACCGAACAAAATTCCCAATGGAGACATTGGCTGCACACCCAGTAACAACTCGGACAAGGTTTCCCTGCAGCCTCTGATGCACAGACCTGAAAAAGACAGGTGTCCCCAGGCAGGGCCTCGGGAGCGGGTTCGGTTTAATGAAAAAGTTCAGTACCATGGCTATTGTCCTGACTGCGACACCCGGTATAACATAAAAAACCGGGAGGTCCATTTGCACAGTGAACCTGTCCAGCCACCAGGAAAGCGTCCTCAGCAAGGccctccccgccctccacccCATCAACCTCCATTTCCACTCGAAAATGGGGGCCTGGGAATAAGCCACAGTAACAGCTTCCCCCCTCTCAGACCTGcaactgtgcctcctcccactgCACCGAAACCACAGAAGACGATCTTGAGGAAATCAACCACTACAACAGTGTGA